One segment of Alnus glutinosa chromosome 2, dhAlnGlut1.1, whole genome shotgun sequence DNA contains the following:
- the LOC133860170 gene encoding uncharacterized protein LOC133860170, whose protein sequence is MPLTCMNKEVGIRIGDSLGKVAEVDVTGDGIGWGRCLRIQSFLDLTKPLERGKAVLINGKSVWISFKYEKLPQFCYSCGRIFHGENKCRGNGGFRLNGEAVVKQWGAWMRADDLRFQKGRFLKGASSEAPTVPEDSGNSGADGEGNSVDKSSSRTGRIIKDHQTTPTIPSVEATIAATVHNPQRVHRAEVVVKESLSQLPIEGGILRKKENVENEGCSVGPLTLSTEDLMECYMHKDHGGLVHQQNSLVVPAVFVAASLMLDDHACKGDMSLVKDIHGVLFSHEKFHHAAQHPIPRGVQGTCQCASLSHLETEDTRLCFGDDGVGYYR, encoded by the coding sequence ATGCCATTAACATGCATGAACAAGGAGGTGGGGATCCGTATTGGGGATTCTCTAGGGAAGGTTGCGGAAGTGGATGTCACGGGTGATGGCATAGGATGGGGGAGATGTCTTCGAATTCAAAGTTTTCTAGATCTTACTAAACCTCTTGAACGAGGCAAGGCCGTGCTTATTAATGGGAAATCGGTGTGGATTTCTTTTAAGTACGAAAAGCTCCCTCAGTTTTGCTATTCATGTGGTCGAATTTTCCATGGGGAGAACAAATGTAGGGGAAATGGAGGCTTCCGATTGAATGGAGAGGCAGTGGTCAAACAGTGGGGTGCATGGATGCGAGCCGATGATCTTCGATTTCAGAAGGGGAGATTTTTGAAGGGGGCTTCGAGCGAAGCACCAACGGTGCCAGAGGATTCCGGCAACTCGGGGGCGGATGGTGAAGGCAATTCAGTTGATAAGAGTAGTTCACGAACTGGCCGTATAATCAAGGATCACCAAACTACTCCAACAATCCCGTCAGTTGAGGCTACGATTGCGGCAACTGTTCACAATCCTCAACGTGTGCATCGTGCTGAAGTGGTTGTGAAGGAGTCTCTCTCTCAACTTCCTATTGAGGGAGGGATtctaaggaaaaaagaaaacgtGGAAAATGAGGGCTGTTCGGTGGGGCCCTTAACGCTATCCACGGAGGATCTCATGGAATGTTATATGCATAAGGATCATGGGGGTCTTGTTCATCAACAAAACAGTTTGGTTGTGCCAGCTGTCTTTGTAGCTGCTTCTCTAATGCTTGACGATCATGCATGCAAAGGGGACATGTCATTAGTGAAAGATATACATGGGGTCCTTTTCTCCCATGAAAAATTCCATCATGCAGCACAACACCCAATCCCCAGGGGTGTCCAAGGAACATGCCAGTGTGCGTCCCTCTCTCACCTAGAAACGGAAGACACGCGGCTCTGTTTTGGGGATGATGGTGTCGGCTACTACAGGTAA